A single region of the Pseudomonas sp. VD-NE ins genome encodes:
- a CDS encoding nitronate monooxygenase: MSQWPDTRILDLLGIERPIIQGPMAGATNSTMVIAVCNAGGLGSMPAAMLSIEQLREELKTIRQHTKNPFNVNFFCHQPPAADEQRAHDWKHLLEPYYRELGVDFTAPTPVSNRAPFDAAACEVLEEFRPEVVSFHFGLPEKSLLDRVKATGAKILSSATTVDEAIWLEQNGCDAIIAMGYEAGGHRGMFLSDDLSSQVGTFALVPQVVDAVNVPVIAAGAIADARGVAAAFTLGASAVQVGTAYLFTPEAKVSAAHHKALRTAKESETAITNIFTGRPARGILNRVMRELGPMSPKAPAFPLAGGALMPLRAINEAEFANLWAGQAFTLGKDIGSAELTRQLAEGALAKLTRQ; encoded by the coding sequence ATGAGCCAATGGCCAGACACACGCATTCTTGACCTGCTCGGCATTGAACGGCCGATCATCCAGGGCCCGATGGCCGGCGCGACAAATTCGACCATGGTCATCGCCGTGTGCAATGCCGGTGGACTGGGTTCGATGCCGGCGGCAATGCTGAGCATCGAACAATTACGCGAAGAGCTGAAAACCATTCGCCAACACACCAAAAACCCCTTCAACGTGAACTTCTTCTGCCACCAGCCACCGGCAGCCGATGAGCAACGTGCCCATGACTGGAAGCATTTGCTGGAACCGTATTACCGCGAACTGGGCGTGGATTTCACTGCCCCGACACCGGTGTCCAACCGAGCACCGTTCGATGCGGCGGCCTGCGAAGTGCTGGAGGAGTTTCGACCTGAAGTCGTGAGCTTCCACTTCGGTCTGCCAGAGAAATCCCTGTTGGATCGAGTCAAGGCAACCGGGGCGAAAATTCTTTCCTCGGCCACCACTGTCGATGAAGCGATCTGGCTGGAACAGAACGGCTGCGACGCGATTATCGCCATGGGCTACGAGGCCGGCGGCCATCGCGGCATGTTTCTCAGCGATGACTTGAGCAGCCAGGTCGGCACGTTTGCCCTGGTGCCACAGGTGGTCGACGCGGTGAACGTACCGGTGATTGCCGCTGGGGCCATCGCTGATGCGCGTGGCGTGGCGGCGGCGTTCACATTGGGCGCATCGGCGGTACAGGTCGGCACCGCCTACTTGTTCACGCCAGAAGCGAAAGTCAGCGCCGCTCACCACAAAGCGCTGCGCACCGCCAAAGAGAGCGAAACGGCGATCACCAATATTTTCACCGGGCGACCAGCGCGGGGTATTCTCAACCGCGTCATGCGTGAGTTGGGTCCGATGTCGCCGAAGGCGCCGGCATTTCCTTTGGCCGGTGGTGCGCTGATGCCGCTGCGCGCGATCAACGAAGCTGAGTTTGCCAACCTCTGGGCGGGTCAGGCATTCACTCTCGGCAAAGACATTGGCAGTGCTGAACTGACCCGGCAATTGGCCGAAGGTGCATTGGCAAAACTCACTCGCCAGTGA
- a CDS encoding autotransporter, with amino-acid sequence MSYPRSFFATLMLCLLAFANAFAAPATEAPSEPTWPQVITSGKAKLTVYQPQLDSWDGYTLNARAAVEATAADGKSTYGIVQFSAHTLVDKATRWVALDQYKIIKADFPADASQANTWVAALQKDAGNRKKTISLDQLEAAVGVLSAEQKADSAPLENTPPTIISSDVPALLVYIDGDAAYRPVEGTALQRVINTRPLLLKDAQGKHYLHVFDGWMVADQLDGAYTRLASPPPELEKAKQAAIQSRQVDLLTGQSDPKDKIPSLAKPPQPKIFIATTPTELLVTDGAAQWSPIQGTGLLYVTNTTGHIFKEIGDQNSYVLISGRWFRATDMNGPWTFTPADKLPADFANIPDDSPKENVKASVAGTPQAKEAAIAATIPQTSAIKKSAVTMTAPQFDGEPQLKAINSTTLQYVVNSATPIIRVDNDSWYAVENGIWFTATTVNGPWGVASSVPAVIYSIPPSSPMHYLTYVKVYESSGDTVVVGYTPGYQGSNLDPDTGVVVYGTGYPYTPWVGSVWYGPPVTYGFGVAIRYTPWTGWTFGFGFGWSWGGSTVAMGWGWGAYPWWGNYGWGYAWGPHLYPAPLAWGGAAYGYRGGAVAWGPGGWAGTTGNIYHQWGDRATVSRSGAGYNAWTGNRWAGQVGSSYNSRTGVAAAGQRGAVHNVYTGNYAAGRSGVAAGPNGGAIAGERVTAGNARNGTQVTANRGAVYNPNTGNTTQYGGVRGRNGGTARVGDNVYAGHDGNVYKKTDNGWQSMVGGGATRAAPINNNAQLQNLNRESAARNFGNQRTNNFHNSSQFMNHSFGGGGGGGFHRR; translated from the coding sequence ATGTCTTACCCGCGCTCGTTCTTCGCGACGTTGATGCTGTGCCTGCTGGCGTTCGCAAATGCCTTCGCGGCGCCGGCCACTGAGGCCCCGAGCGAGCCGACCTGGCCGCAAGTCATCACTAGCGGCAAGGCGAAACTGACGGTGTACCAACCGCAACTCGACAGCTGGGACGGCTACACCCTCAATGCTCGCGCAGCCGTCGAAGCCACCGCTGCCGATGGCAAATCGACCTACGGGATCGTGCAATTCAGCGCGCATACGCTGGTCGACAAGGCCACACGCTGGGTCGCGCTGGATCAGTACAAAATCATCAAAGCCGACTTCCCGGCCGATGCCAGCCAAGCCAACACATGGGTCGCGGCACTGCAAAAAGATGCCGGGAACCGCAAGAAAACCATCTCGCTGGATCAACTCGAAGCGGCCGTCGGTGTACTGTCCGCCGAGCAGAAAGCTGACAGCGCCCCGCTGGAAAACACACCGCCGACGATCATCAGTTCCGACGTCCCCGCCCTGCTCGTCTATATCGATGGCGATGCGGCCTACCGACCGGTAGAGGGTACTGCGCTGCAGCGGGTGATCAACACGCGACCGCTATTGTTGAAGGACGCGCAAGGCAAACATTATCTGCACGTCTTCGATGGCTGGATGGTCGCCGACCAGCTCGATGGTGCCTACACGCGCTTGGCCTCACCGCCGCCAGAACTGGAGAAAGCCAAGCAGGCCGCCATTCAGAGCCGGCAAGTGGATCTGCTGACCGGACAAAGCGATCCGAAAGACAAGATCCCCAGTCTGGCCAAACCGCCCCAACCGAAGATTTTCATCGCCACCACCCCGACTGAATTGCTGGTCACTGACGGCGCGGCGCAATGGTCGCCGATTCAGGGCACAGGCTTGTTGTATGTCACCAATACCACCGGGCACATCTTCAAGGAAATCGGTGACCAGAACAGCTATGTGCTGATCTCCGGGCGCTGGTTTCGCGCCACCGATATGAATGGCCCCTGGACGTTTACCCCGGCAGACAAACTGCCGGCAGATTTCGCCAACATCCCCGACGACAGCCCGAAAGAAAACGTCAAAGCCTCGGTCGCGGGTACGCCACAAGCCAAGGAAGCGGCCATTGCCGCGACCATTCCACAGACGTCGGCGATCAAGAAAAGCGCAGTGACAATGACCGCGCCACAGTTCGATGGCGAGCCGCAACTCAAGGCCATCAACAGCACGACGTTGCAGTATGTGGTCAACAGCGCTACGCCAATCATTCGTGTCGACAACGACAGTTGGTACGCGGTGGAAAACGGTATCTGGTTCACTGCCACTACCGTGAACGGTCCCTGGGGTGTGGCCAGTTCGGTGCCGGCGGTGATCTATTCGATCCCGCCGAGCTCACCCATGCATTACCTCACCTACGTCAAAGTCTACGAGTCTAGCGGCGATACCGTGGTGGTCGGCTACACGCCGGGTTATCAGGGTTCGAATCTGGATCCGGACACCGGCGTCGTGGTGTATGGCACCGGTTATCCCTACACGCCCTGGGTGGGCAGCGTCTGGTATGGCCCGCCGGTGACTTACGGTTTCGGCGTCGCCATCCGCTATACCCCTTGGACAGGCTGGACCTTCGGCTTCGGTTTCGGCTGGAGCTGGGGCGGCAGCACTGTGGCGATGGGCTGGGGTTGGGGCGCATACCCGTGGTGGGGCAACTACGGCTGGGGTTACGCCTGGGGACCGCACCTGTATCCGGCGCCACTGGCCTGGGGCGGCGCCGCTTACGGTTATCGCGGTGGCGCGGTGGCCTGGGGTCCGGGTGGCTGGGCCGGGACCACCGGTAATATCTACCATCAGTGGGGTGATCGCGCGACGGTCAGTCGCTCGGGCGCTGGGTACAACGCCTGGACCGGGAATCGCTGGGCCGGTCAGGTGGGTTCTTCCTATAACTCACGCACTGGCGTCGCGGCTGCCGGTCAACGCGGTGCCGTGCATAACGTCTACACCGGCAACTACGCAGCAGGGCGCAGTGGCGTGGCCGCTGGACCGAACGGCGGCGCCATTGCCGGCGAACGCGTTACCGCCGGCAATGCGCGCAACGGCACGCAGGTCACCGCCAATCGCGGCGCCGTGTACAACCCAAACACCGGCAACACCACTCAATATGGCGGCGTGCGCGGGCGCAATGGCGGCACGGCGCGCGTGGGTGACAACGTTTACGCAGGCCACGACGGCAATGTGTACAAGAAGACCGACAACGGCTGGCAATCGATGGTCGGGGGCGGCGCGACACGGGCCGCACCGATCAATAACAATGCCCAGTTGCAGAACCTCAACCGTGAATCCGCCGCGCGCAATTTCGGCAACCAGCGGACCAACAATTTTCATAATTCCTCGCAATTCATGAATCACTCGTTTGGCGGCGGAGGTGGCGGCGGATTTCATCGACGCTGA
- a CDS encoding MDR family oxidoreductase, whose translation MFNAIVIDKDDSGYRANLQQVNEEQLPEGDVTVAVAYSTLNFKDGLAITGSSPVVRKFPMVPGIDLAGTVEASSHPDYKVGDQVVLNGWGVGENHWGGLAQKARLNGDWLIPLPKAFTAAQAMAIGTAGYTAMLCILALERNGVTPEQGEVLVTGANGGVGSFAIALLSKLGYRVVASTGRVSEHEYLQQLGASEIIDRATLSAPGKPLAKERWAAVIDSVGSHTLANACASTRSEGTVAACGLAQGMDFPASVAPFILRGVTLAGVNSVTQPKARRLQAWERLARDLDFSLLALISHEIGLSEAIDAAPKLLAGQLRGRVVVDVNR comes from the coding sequence ATGTTCAACGCCATTGTGATCGACAAAGACGACAGCGGTTACCGCGCCAACCTGCAACAGGTCAACGAAGAGCAATTGCCCGAAGGCGATGTCACCGTGGCTGTTGCGTACAGCACGCTGAACTTCAAGGATGGTCTGGCGATTACCGGCAGCAGTCCGGTGGTGCGCAAGTTTCCGATGGTGCCTGGGATCGACCTCGCGGGCACCGTAGAAGCCAGTTCGCACCCCGACTATAAGGTGGGTGATCAGGTGGTGCTGAATGGCTGGGGCGTTGGCGAAAATCACTGGGGCGGTCTGGCGCAGAAGGCGCGGCTCAATGGCGACTGGCTGATTCCTTTGCCCAAAGCCTTTACAGCGGCGCAAGCCATGGCCATCGGGACGGCCGGTTATACGGCGATGCTGTGCATTCTCGCGCTTGAGCGTAATGGCGTGACGCCAGAGCAGGGAGAGGTCCTGGTGACGGGCGCCAATGGTGGCGTCGGCAGTTTTGCCATCGCGCTGCTGAGCAAGCTTGGCTATCGTGTCGTCGCGTCGACTGGCCGGGTTTCCGAGCATGAGTATCTGCAGCAGTTGGGCGCCAGTGAAATCATCGACCGCGCCACGTTGTCAGCGCCCGGCAAGCCGCTGGCCAAAGAGCGTTGGGCAGCAGTGATCGATTCGGTGGGCAGTCATACACTGGCCAATGCCTGCGCCAGCACCCGCTCCGAAGGTACCGTCGCCGCCTGTGGTCTGGCGCAGGGCATGGATTTCCCGGCTTCGGTCGCCCCGTTCATTTTGCGTGGTGTGACGCTGGCCGGCGTCAATAGCGTGACCCAGCCCAAGGCGCGCCGGCTGCAAGCGTGGGAGCGCCTGGCCAGGGATCTGGATTTCTCGTTGCTGGCATTGATCAGTCATGAAATCGGCCTGAGTGAAGCCATCGATGCGGCGCCGAAGTTGCTCGCCGGACAGCTTCGTGGTCGGGTTGTGGTGGACGTCAATCGCTGA
- the ada gene encoding bifunctional DNA-binding transcriptional regulator/O6-methylguanine-DNA methyltransferase Ada has translation MKTLSTTFNTENDPRWAAVVARNPRADGQFVYAVKTTGIYCRPSSLSRLPKPQNVEFFDTAEQAEAAGYRPSKRAGKDQSDVAAQHAATVAIACRHIESAETLPALNELAQTAGLSPFHFHRVFKAATGLTPKGYATAHRSRKVRERLADGGSVTDALYDAGFNSNSRFYEAADHLLGMKPGDYRAAGKNNDIRFAVGQCSLGAILVAQSERGVCAILLGDDPHQLVCDLQDQFRQANLIGADAGFEQLIAKVVGFIEAPAIGLALPLDVRGTAFQERVWQALREIPAGHTASYAEIAQRIGAPTSMRAVAQACGANRLAVAIPCHRVVRSDGNLSGYRWGVERKRQLLERETQPLADADVSD, from the coding sequence ACGTGCGGACGGGCAATTTGTCTACGCGGTGAAAACCACCGGCATCTATTGCCGCCCGAGCAGCCTCTCACGTTTGCCGAAACCGCAGAACGTGGAGTTTTTCGATACCGCTGAGCAGGCCGAGGCTGCCGGCTATCGTCCGAGCAAGCGTGCCGGCAAAGATCAGAGTGATGTCGCCGCGCAGCATGCCGCGACCGTCGCCATTGCCTGCCGCCATATCGAATCCGCCGAGACGTTGCCGGCGCTCAACGAACTGGCGCAAACCGCTGGCCTGAGTCCGTTCCATTTCCATCGCGTGTTCAAAGCCGCGACGGGGTTGACGCCCAAGGGCTATGCAACGGCGCATCGCTCGCGCAAAGTCCGTGAGCGTCTGGCAGACGGTGGTTCGGTGACGGATGCGCTGTACGACGCGGGCTTCAATTCCAACAGCCGTTTCTATGAAGCCGCAGATCATTTGTTGGGCATGAAACCCGGCGACTATCGCGCTGCCGGGAAGAACAACGACATTCGCTTCGCCGTTGGCCAATGCTCGCTCGGAGCGATTCTGGTGGCACAAAGCGAGCGTGGTGTGTGTGCGATTCTGCTGGGTGACGATCCGCATCAACTGGTGTGTGATCTGCAGGATCAGTTTCGCCAAGCCAACCTGATCGGCGCCGATGCCGGGTTCGAGCAATTGATCGCCAAGGTTGTGGGGTTTATTGAAGCCCCGGCGATTGGTCTCGCTCTGCCACTGGACGTTCGCGGCACGGCGTTTCAGGAGCGCGTGTGGCAGGCGCTGCGGGAAATCCCGGCGGGCCATACGGCGAGTTACGCCGAGATTGCCCAGCGCATCGGCGCACCGACCTCCATGCGCGCGGTGGCTCAGGCTTGTGGTGCCAACCGCCTGGCGGTAGCGATCCCTTGCCACCGCGTGGTGCGCAGCGATGGCAATCTTTCGGGCTATCGCTGGGGTGTCGAGCGCAAACGGCAGTTGTTGGAGCGCGAGACACAGCCTTTAGCGGATGCCGATGTCAGCGATTGA
- the modA gene encoding molybdate ABC transporter substrate-binding protein: protein MTIRASRFAPTCLASLLAVFAIGAAQADEVQVAVAANFTAPIQAIAADFEKDTGHKLVAAYGATGQFYTQIKNGAPFEVFLSADDTTPEKLEKEGDTVKGSRFTYAIGTLALWSAKEGYVDAKGEVLKKNEYQHLSIANPKAAPYGLAATQVLEKLKLTEATKAKIVEGQNITQAYQFVSTGNAELGFVALSQIYKDGKVSSGSAWIVPASLHDPIKQDAVILNKGKDNAAAKALVEYLKGPKAAAVIKSYGYQL, encoded by the coding sequence ATGACCATTCGTGCCTCACGTTTTGCCCCTACCTGCCTGGCGTCTTTGCTCGCGGTCTTCGCCATCGGCGCGGCTCAGGCTGATGAAGTACAGGTAGCTGTTGCAGCCAACTTCACCGCGCCGATCCAGGCCATCGCCGCCGATTTCGAAAAAGACACCGGGCACAAACTGGTCGCCGCCTACGGCGCCACCGGCCAGTTCTACACCCAGATCAAGAACGGCGCGCCATTCGAAGTGTTCCTCTCCGCTGACGACACCACCCCGGAGAAACTCGAAAAAGAAGGCGACACCGTCAAAGGTTCGCGCTTCACCTATGCCATTGGCACCCTGGCGTTGTGGTCGGCCAAAGAAGGTTATGTCGATGCGAAAGGCGAAGTCCTGAAAAAGAACGAGTATCAGCACCTGTCCATCGCCAATCCGAAAGCTGCGCCATACGGCCTGGCCGCCACGCAAGTGCTGGAAAAACTGAAATTGACCGAAGCCACCAAAGCCAAGATCGTTGAAGGCCAGAACATCACTCAGGCCTACCAATTCGTCTCGACCGGCAACGCTGAGCTGGGTTTTGTCGCCCTGTCGCAGATCTACAAGGACGGCAAAGTCAGCAGCGGTTCTGCATGGATCGTCCCTGCGAGCCTTCACGACCCGATCAAACAGGACGCGGTCATTCTGAATAAAGGCAAAGACAACGCCGCTGCAAAGGCACTGGTTGAATACCTCAAAGGCCCGAAAGCCGCTGCGGTGATCAAGTCCTACGGTTACCAGCTCTAA